Proteins encoded together in one Thermoplasmata archaeon window:
- the ligD gene encoding non-homologous end-joining DNA ligase — protein MPSFDPYAHVIKPMLAESRETPFDSADHLFELKWDGTRALAFLRDGKHRFQNRRLSFIEGRYPDLAPRTRKDAILDGEIVVMDGPLPSFEKLQERERASGAIRVDYLARTLPATYIVFDVLYVGDRAVMGLPQTERKAILREIVEEDDHVVLSDYVEGRGVDYYAAVVAKGLEGVIAKRKDARYYPGRRSPDWIKIKKKATQDCVIAGVTVGEGERKDTFGSIVLGAYHEGTLVHVGRVGTGFSEALRRSLTARLATLRQDACPFAEAPELEVPLAFWTTPVVVAEVHFLEWSKDRHMRAPSFSHLREDKSPEECVATFS, from the coding sequence ATGCCGTCGTTCGACCCGTACGCCCACGTGATCAAGCCCATGCTCGCGGAGAGCCGCGAGACCCCGTTCGACTCCGCGGACCACCTGTTCGAGCTCAAGTGGGATGGGACGCGCGCCCTGGCGTTCCTCCGGGATGGGAAGCACCGCTTCCAGAACCGCCGCCTGTCGTTCATCGAGGGCCGCTACCCGGACCTCGCGCCGCGCACGCGGAAGGACGCGATCCTGGACGGCGAGATCGTCGTCATGGACGGTCCCCTCCCGAGCTTCGAGAAGCTCCAGGAGCGCGAGCGCGCGTCCGGGGCGATCCGCGTGGACTACCTCGCGCGGACCCTGCCCGCGACGTACATCGTGTTCGACGTCCTGTACGTGGGGGACCGTGCGGTCATGGGCCTTCCCCAGACGGAACGCAAGGCGATCCTGCGGGAGATCGTGGAGGAGGACGACCACGTCGTCCTCAGCGACTACGTGGAGGGCCGCGGCGTGGACTACTACGCGGCGGTGGTCGCGAAGGGTCTCGAGGGCGTGATCGCGAAGCGCAAGGACGCGCGGTACTACCCCGGCCGCCGGAGCCCGGATTGGATCAAGATCAAGAAGAAGGCCACCCAGGACTGCGTGATCGCCGGGGTCACGGTCGGCGAGGGCGAGCGCAAGGACACGTTCGGCTCGATCGTCCTCGGCGCGTACCACGAAGGGACGCTGGTCCACGTCGGGCGCGTGGGCACGGGCTTCTCGGAGGCCCTGCGCCGCTCCCTGACCGCGCGGCTCGCCACGCTTCGCCAGGATGCCTGCCCGTTCGCCGAAGCCCCCGAGCTCGAGGTGCCCCTCGCCTTTTGGACGACGCCCGTCGTGGTCGCAGAGGTCCACTTCTTGGAGTGGTCCAAGGACCGCCACATGCGTGCGCCGAGCTTCTCCCACCTGCGCGAGGACAAGTCGCCGGAGGAGTGCGTCGCGACGTTCTCCTGA